The proteins below come from a single Malus sylvestris chromosome 3, drMalSylv7.2, whole genome shotgun sequence genomic window:
- the LOC126616977 gene encoding pentatricopeptide repeat-containing protein At2g28050 translates to MSLQNVLRTLKTVKITPARLYQEFTELISTPPKPLDATTITLLSNLNPNSLRFILSDPKFRTSKCLLFFNFLLKNQSLISFKIDLHAHLTILCRLLQTRKFDDAEEILRYVSVDENNRYPFHVIASAVEICCLEPRVRAKLFNSMLKVYSDCENWDRVLETFDHMRNNGIRIDERTCTVHLVTLIRCDEVQKGLGFLYRLRESGTEVSVYSLTVVVDGLCRSGEIRRSRELVEEMVRRGTKPNIITFNTMVDACAKRWNFVELDRVLLLMEKEGVALDIKTYQFLIDGFTSAGKVEEAERLVGEMHDKGLKVNTHLYNLIISGYSRLRSVDSAISSFCTMDERSVVPNADTYWALIRGLCRAGETGLAMKYVLEMQSKGFELDSVILNSLIDGLHNKEMIYEALELQLLMEQIVLNADSSLWKKKVNGSLKLNQPDQAEEPKEAVEK, encoded by the coding sequence ATGTCGCTCCAAAACGTCCTCAGAACcctcaaaactgtgaaaataacgCCCGCCAGACTCTATCAAGAATTCACAGAACTCATCTCCACACCCCCAAAACCTCTCGACGCCACCACCATCACCCTCCTCTCCAACCTCAACCCCAACTCCCTCCGCTTCATTCTCTCCGACCCCAAATTCAGAACCTCCAAATGTTTGCTTTTCTTCAACTTCCTCCTCAAGAACCAATCTTTAATCTCCTTCAAGATCGACCTCCATGCCCACTTGACCATCCTCTGCAGGCTTCTCCAGACAAGAAAGTTCGACGATGCCGAGGAAATCCTCAGATATGTCTCCGTTGATGAAAATAACAGGTACCCTTTTCATGTAATTGCTTCTGCTGTTGAAATTTGCTGCCTTGAACCTAGAGTTAGAGCCAAATTGTTCAATTCCATGCTTAAAGTGTATTCGGATTGCGAAAATTGGGACCGGGTTTTGGAGACTTTTGATCACATGAGGAATAATGGGATCCGGATTGATGAGAGAACTTGTACTGTGCATTTGGTTACTCTTATTAGATGTGATGAGGTGCAAAAGGGTTTGGGTTTCTTGTATCGGCTGCGCGAATCGGGCACTGAGGTTTCGGTTTATTCTTTAACGGTTGTGGTGGATGGGTTATGTAGGAGTGGGGAGATTAGAAGGAGTAGAGAGTTGGTGGAGGAGATGGTGAGGAGAGGGACTAAACCCAATATCATTACATTCAATACAATGGTGGATGCTTGTGCTAAGAGATGGAACTTTGTAGAGTTGGATAGGGTTTTGCTTTTGATGGAGAAGGAAGGAGTGGCGCTCGATATCAAGACGTATCAGTTCTTGATTGATGGGTTCACAAGCGCAGGGAAGGTAGAAGAAGCTGAGAGGCTGGTTGGGGAGATGCATGATAAAGGATTGAAAGTGAACACTCATTTGTACAATTTGATAATAAGTGGCTATTCTAGGTTGAGGTCTGTGGATAGTGCGATTTCTTCATTTTGTACAATGGATGAGAGAAGTGTAGTCCCGAACGCTGATACGTACTGGGCTCTAATAAGGGGCCTTTGCAGGGCTGGAGAGACGGGACTGGCAATGAAGTATGTACTTGAGATGCAGAGCAAGGGGTTTGAATTGGACAGTGTTATATTGAATAGCTTGATTGATGGACTTCACAACAAAGAGATGATTTATGAAGCTCTTGAGTTGCAACTGTTGATGGAGCAAATAGTTTTGAATGCTGATTCATCTCTGtggaaaaaaaaggtaaatggaTCACTTAAATTGAATCAACCTGATCAGGCTGAGGAACCAAAAGAGGCTGTTGAAAAATGA